A region from the Panicum hallii strain FIL2 chromosome 1, PHallii_v3.1, whole genome shotgun sequence genome encodes:
- the LOC112893596 gene encoding serine/threonine-protein kinase STY46-like codes for MAVEDPPAPAPAPARQSEAGAGGRRTDKHGRRLEVYNEVLARLRSSAGAAPAEISPAFEDALWAHFHRLPARYALDVNAERADDVVTHQRLLEEARDPERRPALSVRVVQVSRIIDGDMGDSLDPDMEMVTSNHLPNQLIHPPPAFGSSSNLEALGLETSEGDVRSTNDTDHSVHLISRPMHEITFAMVDKPKLLSQLTCLLAELGLDIQEAHAFSTIDGYSLDVFVVTGWHLESTEQLQGKLLQKFHKIEAQACPVSSRPSPSSEGWQGRASVPSTSVEIPTDGADVWEIDLRLLKLGNKVASGSNGDLYRGSYCSQDVAIKVVRPERISADMYRDFAQEVYIMRKVRHRNVVQFIGACTRQPNLYIVTDFMSGGSVYDYLHKKNSTFKLPEILKVAIDISKGMNYLHQNNIIHRDLKTANLLMDENRVVKVADFGVARVKDQSGVMTAETGTYRWMAPEVIEHKPYDHKADVFSFAIVLWELLTGKIPYEYLTPLQAAIGVVQKGIRPTIPKDTHPKLIKLLQKCWHRDPAERPDFSEILEILQRLSKEVGTDTEGRHKTKTGFLSALKRNH; via the exons ATGGCCGTGGAGGATcccccggccccggccccggccccggcgCGGCAGTccgaggccggcgcggggggacGGCGGACGGACaagcacggccgccgcctcgagGTGTACAACGAGGTGCTCGCCCGCCTGCGCtcctccgccggcgccgcgcccgccgaGATCTCGCCGGCCTTCGAGGACGCGCTCTGGGCCCACTTCCACCGCCTCCCCGCACG GTACGCGCTGGATGTGAACGCGGAGAGGGCGGACGACGTGGTCACGCACCAGCGGCTGCTGGAGGAGGCGCGCGACCCGGAGAGGCGGCCCGCCTTGTCGGTGCGCGTCGTGCAG GTTTCTAGGATTATTGACGGTGATATGGGTGATTCTCTCGATCCTGACATGGAGATGGTTACTTCTAATCACTTACCGAACCAGTT GATCCACCCGCCTCCTGCATTTGGTTCTTCCTCCAATCTAGAGGCGCTTGGGCTTGAAACAAGTGAGGGTGATGTAAGAAGCACCAATGATACCGATCACAGTGTACATCTCATTTCCAG GCCAATGCATGAGATAACCTTTGCCATGGTTGATAAGCCAAAGCTCCTTAGTCAG CTGACCTGTTTACTTGCTGAGCTCGGACTTGACATCCAAGAAGCACATGCATTTTCAACAATCGATGGCTACTCATTGGATGTATTTGTTGTCACTGGGTGGCATCTTGAA AGTACTGAGCAGCTACAAGGAAAGTTACTTCAGAAATTTCACAAAATTGAG GCACAGGCTTGCCCTGTATCTAGCAGGCCATCACCATCATCAGAAGGTTGGCAAGGCAGAGCAAGTGTGCCATCTACTAGTGTGGAAATACCAACAGATGGTGCAGATGTTTGGGAAATTGATCTGAGACTGCTCAAGCTTGGAAACAAAGTTGCTTCAGGATCAAATGGCGACTT GTACCGTGGATCATACTGCAGTCAGGATGTTGCCATCAAAGTAGTGAGGCCTGAGCGCATCAGTGCAGATATGTACCGAGATTTTGCACAGGAAGTGTACATTATGAG AAAGGTTCGTCACAGGAATGTTGTGCAGTTTATCGGTGCCTGTACAAGACAACCAAACTTATATATTGTAACAG ATTTCATGTCAGGAGGGAGTGTCTATGATTACCTCCATAAAAAGAACAGCACTTTCAAGCTTCCAGAAATACTAAAGGTCGCAATTGATATCTCTAAAGGAATGAACTATCTGCATCAAAACAACATAATTCACCGTGACCTCAAGACTGCAAATCTTCTCATGGATGAAAACAGG GTTGTAAAGGTTGCAGATTTTGGTGTTGCTCGTGTGAAAGATCAATCTGGAGTGATGACTGCAGAGACTGGAACTTACCGTTGGATGGCACCTGAG GTCATTGAACATAAGCCTTACGATCACAAAGCAGATGTTTTTAGTTTTGCAATTGTTCTATGGGAGCTGCTAACTGGCAAG ATCCCTTATGAGTACCTAACACCACTGCAAGCAGCAATAGGTGTTGTTCAGAAG GGCATCAGGCCGACAATCCCAAAAGACACCCACCCCAAGCTCATCAAGTTGCTTCAGAAATGCTGGCATAGAGATCCAGCTGAAAGGCCTGACTTCTCTGAGATACTGGAAATTCTTCAGAGACTCTCCAAAGAG GTGGGAACTGACACTGAGGGTCGCCACAAAACGAAGACAGGCTTTCTTTCAGCACTGAAGAGAAATCACTGA
- the LOC112883791 gene encoding phospholipase D delta-like, protein MYSSSGAGGALLLHGDLDLTIHEARGLPNMDVLSTLLRRLCLCPPAARPSRSAPDDESAHHHRHRHHHRLRRRRKPRQPHGHRVLPASDPYAAVVVPGAPAATLARTYVFRNSEAPRWEASFLLPLAHRAARLDLHVRDADPFGSDLIGTASLPAAAVLAAADRPIRSEWLALLRPDGRGPPKPGSAIRISARFVPAGRTPAPWRPGGGGGVPAFFPPRRGCDVRLYQDAHVGAGEVGGVPGAFEPGRCWEDLCLAVLGAQHLVYVAGWSVFTRVRLLRDAMSPEMAAKAAEVKELGGVAVEDMSLGELLKYKSQEGVRVLLLVWDDKTSHNFFLRTRGVMHTHDEETKKFFRHSSVICLLSPRYPSSKLGMVKQKVVGTLYTHHQKCVLVDTPASETTRRVTAFLGGLDLCAGRYDTPGHTLFRGLHTVFHGDVYNPTFGDAAKLGPRQPWHDMHCRLDGPAAYDVLDNFEQRWRKTKKLRRVLRFGKKAHWKEDALLKLERIPWIVSPAKADADDEQQALQVLPEHDPERWHAQVFRSVDAGSLKRFPRPWDGEAMARHHLLCDKNLAVEQSIHTAYVRAIRSAERFVYVENQYFIGSSHAWPSYRHPGAGNLVPMEVALRVAAKIRAGEPFAAYVVIPMWPEGDPGSGPAQEILFWQSQTMEMMYGVIAGEIERAGLRGAHPQQYLNFYCLGNREPEEEAAGDGHCRWPPDDRRPDATSHAAMARRHRRFMVYVHSKGMIVDDEYVIVGSANINQRSLAGSRDTELAVGAYQPHHTGTRRPRGKVFGYRMSLWEEHLGREAVRRWSEVVRRPESRECVALVNGISRDNWERYAADDGRAGALRGHLMRYPVLVGADGKVGALPGHETFPDVGGRVLGSPNNLPDYLTM, encoded by the exons ATGTACAGCagctccggcgccggcggggcgCTGCTTCTCCACGGCGACCTCGACCTCACCATCCACGAGGCGCGGGGCCTCCCCAACATGGACGTGCTCTCcacgctcctccgccgcctctgcctctgcccaccGGCGGCGCGCCCCAGCCGCTCCGCGCCGGACGACGAGAGcgcccaccaccaccgccaccgccaccaccaccgcctccgccgccgccgcaaaccACGCCAGCCGCACGGCCACCGCGTGCTCCCGGCGTCCGACCCCTACGCCGCCGTCGTGGTGCCCGGGGCCCCCGCCGCGACGCTGGCGCGCACGTACGTGTTCCGCAACTCCGAGGCGCCGAGGTGGGAGGCCAGCTtcctgctcccgctcgcgcaccgcgccgcccgcctcgACCTCCACGTCCGGGACGCCGACCCCTTCGGCTCCGACCTCATCGGCACCGCctccctccccgccgccgccgtcctcgccgcgGCCGACAGGCCCATCCGCTCCGAGTGGCTCGCGCTCCTCCGCCCCGACGGCCGCGGCCCGCCCAAGCCGGGCTCGGCCATTCGCATCTCCGCCAGGTTCGTCCCGGCGGGCCGGACCCCGGCGCCCTGgcgccccggcggcggcggcggcgtcccggCGTTCTTCCCGCCGCGGCGCGGGTGCGACGTGAGGCTGTACCAGGACGCTCACGTGGGGGCCGGCGAGGTGGGCGGCGTGCCCGGGGCGTTCGAGCCCGGGCGGTGCTGGGAGGACCTGTGCCTGGCGGTGCTGGGCGCGCAGCACCTCGTCTACGTGGCGGGCTGGTCGGTGTTCACCAGGGTCAGGCTGCTGCGGGACGCCATGTCGCCGGAGATGGCGGCGAAGGCGGCCGAGGTCAAGGAGCTGGGCGGCGTGGCGGTTGAGGACATGAGCCTGGGCGAGCTGCTCAAGTACAAGTCCCAGGAGGGCGTCCGGGTCCTGCTCCTCGTCTGGGACGACAAGACCTCACACAACTTCTTCCTGAGGACG AGGGGCGTGATGCACACGCACGACGAGGAGACGAAGAAGTTCTTCAGGCACTCGTCGGTGATCTGCTTACTGTCGCCGCGGTACCCCAGCAGCAAGCTCGGCATGGTCAAGCAGAAG GTGGTGGGGACGCTGTACACGCACCACCAGAAGTGCGTGCTCGTGGACACGCCGGCGTCGGAGACGACGCGCCGGGTCACGGCGTTCCTCGGCGGCCTCGACCTCTGCGCCGGCCGCTACGACACGCCCGGCCACACGCTCTTCCGCGGCCTCCACACCGTCTTCCACGGCGACGTCTACAACCCCACATTCGGT GACGCGGCGAAGCTGGGTCCCCGGCAGCCGTGGCACGACATGCACTGCCGGCTGGACGGGCCGGCGGCGTACGACGTCCTCGACAACTTCGAGCAGCgctggaggaagacgaagaagCTGCGGAGGGTGCTACGATTCGGCAAGAAGGCGCACTGGAAGGAGGACGCCCTGCTCAAGCTCGAGCGCATCCCCTGGATCGTCAGCCCAGCCAAGGCTGATGCCGACGACGAGCAGCAAGCCCTGCAAGTCCTGCCGGAGCACGACCCCGAGCGCTGGCACGCCCAGGTGTTCCGGTCGGTGGACGCCGGGTCCCTGAAGCGGTTCCCGCGCCCCTGGGACGGAGAAGCGATGGCGCGGCACCACCTGCTGTGCGACAAGAACCtggcggtggagcagagcatCCACACGGCGTACGTCCGGGCGATCCGGTCGGCGGAGCGCTTCGTCTACGTCGAGAACCAGTACTTCATCGGCTCGTCGCACGCGTGGCCGTCGTACCGGCACCCCGGCGCCGGCAACCTGGTGCCCATGGAGGTCGCGCTCCGGGTGGCCGCCAAGATCCGCGCCGGCGAGCCGTTCGCCGCGTACGTCGTGATCCCGATGTGGCCGGAGGGGGACCCCGGCTCCGGCCCCGCCCAGGAGATCCTCTTCTGGCAGAGCCAGACGATGGAGATGATGTACGGGGTGATCGCGGGGGAGATCGAGCGCGCGGGGCTCAGGGGCGCGCACCCGCAGCAATACCTCAACTTCTACTGCCTCGGCAACCgggagccggaggaggaggccgccggcgacggccaCTGCCGGTGGCCGCCGGACGATCGCCGCCCCGACGCCACGAGCCACGCG GCCATGGCGCGGAGGCACCGGCGGTTCATGGTGTACGTGCACTCCAAGGGCATGATCGTCGACGACGAGTACGTCATCGTCGGCTCCGCCAACATCAACCAGCGCTCCCTGGCCGGGTCGCGCGACACGGAGCTCGCCGTCGGCGCCTACCAGCCGCACCACACCGGCACACGCCGCCCGCGCGGCAAGGTGTTCGGGTACAGGATGTCGCTGTGGGAGGAGCACCTGGGCAGGGAGGCCGTCCGGCGGTGGTCGGAGGTGGTGCGGCGGCCGGAGTCGCGGGAGTGCGTCGCGCTGGTGAACGGCATCTCGCGGGACAACTGGGAGAGGTACGCGGCCGAcgacgggcgggcgggcgcgctGCGGGGCCACCTCATGAGATACCCGGTGCTCGTCGGCGCCGACGGCAAGGTTGGGGCGCTGCCGGGGCACGAAACGTTCCCCGACGTTGGAGGGAGGGTCCTCGGATCCCCCAACAACCTGCCGGATTACCTGACAATGTAG
- the LOC112894450 gene encoding methyltransferase-like protein 23, producing MEGGAPAPARMTTVSRHYFGGGASERDHDLRVDIIENIEEDYGMFVWPCSVILAEYVWQQRARFSGCKVVELGAGTSLPGLVAAKVGADVTLTDIAHNTEVLNNIRRICALNNASCTVSGLTWGDWDEPIFDFHSDIILGADVLYDSATFDNLFATVTFLLENSPGSVFITTYHNRSGHHLIEFLMVKWGLKCLKLLDGFSFLPSCKAASLQGNIQLVEIVLDKEKHK from the exons ATGGAAGGTGGCGCTCCCGCTCCCGCGCGTATGACTACGGTGTCGCGGCACTacttcggcggcggcgcgtccgAGCGCGATCACGACCTCCGCGTCGACATCATCGAG AATATTGAAGAGGACTACGGCATGTTTGTCTGGCCATGCAGTGTCATTCTGGCAGAGTACGTGTGGCAACAGAGGGCACGATTCTCTGGTTGCAAAGTTGTTGAG CTTGGCGCTGGAACCTCACTACCGGGATTAGTAGCGGCAAAGGTTGGAGCAGATGTGACTCTGACAGACATTGCGCATAATACAGAA GTGCTGAACAACATCAGAAGAATATGCGCTCTCAATAATGCCAGCTGCACG GTTTCAGGACTTACCTGGGGAGACTGGGACGAACCAATATTTGATTTTCATTCTGACATTATTCTGGGAGCTGATGTACTTTACGATTCAGCAA CTTTTGACAATCTCTTCGCAACGGTTACTTTCCTTCTGGAAAATTCTCCTGGGTCAGTGTTCATAACCACGTACCACAACCGCAG TGGTCATCATTTGATTGAGTTTTTGATGGTCAAGTGGGGTTTGAAATGTTTGAAACTGCTGGATGGTTTCTCCTTCCTTCCGTCATGCAAGGCTGCTTCACTACAGGGGAACATTCAGCTTGTTGAAATTGTGCTTGACAAGGAAAAACATAAATGA
- the LOC112894458 gene encoding FAM206 family protein → MAADAAALEAPPLERPSLGEATLDDETRALVVPDAADLPASPPSAVEANFARYFIADFMNPGHDQYVYRHPNGLCVVGLAPAHVAFKEEGGITAVDFNVGKSDRSEMKVTGKRKRNAQHLQENSALCKVCVNDKSFVVRCCVKGSLLEINDRLIKQPDLLNTAADREGYIAIFQPKPADWLKIKDKFLSYKDYRNLRGAC, encoded by the exons ATGGCGGCAGATGCTGCAGCGCTAGAGGCGCCGCCACTCGAGAGGCCCTCGCTGGGGGAGGCCACCCTCGACGACGAGACCCGGGCCCTCGTCGTCCCCGATGCCGCTGACCTCCCGGCGTCTCCCCCCTCTGCCGTCGAGGCTAACTTCGCGCGCTACTTCATCGCTG ATTTTATGAATCCAGGGCATGATCAGTATGTGTACCGCCATCCAAACGG ATTGTGTGTGGTTGGTTTAGCTCCAGCCCACGTTGCGTTTAAAGAGGAAGGAGGTATAACCGCTGTTGACTTCAATGTTGGCAAGTCAGATCGCAGTGAGATGAAAGTCACGGGCAAACGCAAGAGG AATGCACaacatttgcaagaaaactcAGCGCTGTGCAAAGTTTGTGTAAATGATAAATCTTTTGTCGTGAG GTGCTGTGTTAAAGGCTCCCTTTTGGAGATCAATGATAGATTGATCAAACAACCAGATCTTCTTAATACCGCC GCTGACAGAGAAGGATATATAGCAATCTTCCAGCCGAAACCAGCTGATTGGCTCAAGATTAAGGATAAATTTCTTAGTTACAAGGACTACAGGAACTTGAGAGGAGCATGCTGA
- the LOC112900947 gene encoding transcription factor TDR-like, producing the protein MGGGDHQCMAAAAAAAAGDGGASVESALRPLVGADAWDYCIYWRLSPDQRFLEMTGFCCSSEFEAQISALGELPSSIPLDSSSAGMHAEAMLSNQPIWQTSCVSELPASYSSEHTSGGPRTRLLVPVAGGLVELFAARYMAEEEQMAELVMAQCGVPATAGDGEGNDGGVVHAWPEAPGFAWDGAAAGAGADPQRMYGAVPSLNLFDAAGNVSADPFLAAAPGVVDDAAAAGWQYATAAGSEPSVVAVQQEQPHQLHGAARAGGADSGSEGSDMQGDPEDDGDGDAQGRGGGGKGGGKRQQCKNLVAERRRRKKLNDRLYKLRSLVPNITKMDRASILGDAIDYIVGLQNQVKALQDELEDPADGAPDVLLDHPPPASLVGLENDDSPRTSLHQPAAPLAGSKRPRAAEEEKAGSKRPRAAAEEEKGHDMEPQVEVRQVEANEFFLQVLCEHKPGRFVRLMDAVSALGLEVTNVNVTSYKTLVLNVLRVAKRDNEVAVQADRVRDLLLEVTRESYGVWSSAPPVGSGGIDAKLDGIDEQAQAAAEDHYGGYNHLLQYLA; encoded by the exons ATGGGAGGTGGAGATCACCAGTGCATGgctgccgccgcggccgcggctgcCGGCGATGGAGGCGCCAGCGTGGAGTCTGCGTTGAGGCCCCTTGTTGGTGCAGACGCCTGGGACTACTGCATCTACTGGAGGCTCTCTCCTGACCAGAG GTTCTTGGAGATGACTGGGTTCTGCTGCAGCAGCGAGTTTGAGGCACAGATTTCTGCACTTGGTGAGCTGCCTTCATCAATCCCTCTGGATTCCTCATCTGCAGG GATGCATGCCGAGGCAATGCTGTCCAACCAGCCGATCTGGCAGACCAGCTGCGTGTCAGAGCTCCCAGCAAGTTACTCCAGT GAGCACACATCCGGCGGCCCGAGGACACGGCTGCTGGTGCCGGTCGCCGGCGGCCTCGTCGAGCTCTTCGCCGCCAGATAT atggcggaggaggagcagatGGCGGAGCTGGTCATGGCGCAGTGCGGGGTGCCGGCGACGGCGGGCGACGGCgaggggaacgacggcggcgtCGTGCACGCGTGGCCGGAGGCGCCGGGCTTCGCGTGggacggcgccgcggcgggcgcgggcgcggaccCGCAGCGGATGTACGGGGCGGTGCCGTCGCTCAACCTGTTCGACGCCGCGGGCAACGTCTCGGCGGACCCGTtcctggcggcggcgcccggggtggtcgacgacgcggcggcggcggggtggcagTACGCCACGGCGGCCGGGAGCGAGCCGTCGGTGGTGGCGGTGCAGCAGGAGCAGCCGCATCAGCtgcacggcgccgcgcgcgctggAGGCGCGGACTCGGGGTCCGAAGGGAGCGACATGCAGGGGGACCCcgaggacgacggcgacggcgacgcgcaggggcggggcggcggaggcaaGGGCGGCGGCAAGCGGCAGCAGTGCAAGAACCTGGTGGCGGAGCGGAGGCGGAGGAAGAAGCTCAACGACCGGCTCTACAAGCTCAGGTCGCTCGTccccaacatcaccaag ATGGACCGCGCGTCGATTCTTGGGGACGCGATCGACTACATCGTGGGGCTGCAGAATCAGGTGAAGGCGCTGCAGGACGAGCTGGAGGACCCGGCGGACGGCGCCCCCGACGTGCTCCTGGACCACCCGCCACCGGCGAGCCTGGTGGGGCTGGAGAACGACGACTCGCCGCGCACGAGCCTGCACCAGCCGGCGGCGCCGCTGGCCGGGAGCAAGAGGccccgggcggcggaggaggagaaggccggGAGCAAGAGGCCCCGGgctgcggcggaggaggagaaggggcaCGACATGGAGCCGCAGGTGGAGGTGCGGCAGGTGGAGGCAAACGAGTTCTTCCTGCAGGTGCTGTGCGAGCACAAGCCCGGGCGCTTCGTCCGGCTCATGGACGCCGTCAGCGCGCTGGGCCTCGAGGTCACCAACGTCAACGTCACCTCCTACAAGACCCTCGTCCTCAACGTCCTCCGCGTCGCC AAGCGGGACAACGAGGTGGCGGTGCAGGCGGACAGGGTGAGGGACTTGCTGCTGGAGGTGACGCGGGAGTCCTACGGCGTGTGGTCGTCGGCGCCGCCGGTGGGGAGCGGCGGCATCGACGCCAAGCTCGACGGCATCGATGAGCAGGCGCAGGCCGCGGCAGAGGACCACTACGGCGGCTACAACCATCTCCTCCAATACCTCGCTTGA